The proteins below are encoded in one region of Streptomyces roseirectus:
- the mce gene encoding methylmalonyl-CoA epimerase: protein MLTRIDHIGIACHDLDATVEFYRATYGFEVFHTEVNEEQGVREAMLKINDTSDGGSSYLQLLQPIREDSAVGKWMAKNGEGVHHIAFGTADVDADSEAIRDKGVRVLYEEPRRGSMGSRITFLHPKDCHGVLTELVTSAPVESDEH from the coding sequence ATGCTGACGCGAATCGACCACATCGGGATCGCCTGTCATGACCTCGACGCGACCGTCGAGTTCTACCGCGCGACCTACGGTTTCGAGGTCTTCCACACCGAGGTCAACGAGGAGCAGGGCGTACGCGAGGCCATGCTCAAGATCAACGATACGTCGGACGGGGGTTCTTCCTACCTCCAGCTCCTCCAGCCGATCCGCGAGGACTCCGCGGTGGGCAAGTGGATGGCCAAGAACGGCGAGGGCGTCCACCACATCGCCTTCGGCACCGCCGACGTCGACGCGGACTCGGAGGCCATCAGGGACAAGGGCGTCCGGGTGCTCTACGAAGAGCCCCGGCGCGGTTCCATGGGGTCACGGATCACCTTTCTGCACCCCAAGGATTGCCACGGTGTCCTCACAGAACTGGTCACATCGGCCCCTGTTGAGTCCGACGAGCACTGA
- the scy gene encoding polarized growth protein Scy, whose amino-acid sequence MRGYESQEREPAADVDHLTRFEAEMKRLKTEREKAIQHAEDLGYQVEVLRAKLHEARRTIMTRPAFDGGDLNYQAEQLLRNAQMQADQLRQDAERELSQARAQTQRILQEHAEQAARLQAELHQEAVTRRQQLDQELAERRQTVESHVNENVAWAEQLRARSEAQARRLLDESRAEAEQALATARAEAERLTNEARQRLTSDAETARTEAEQIMLRARADAERLLNAAGAQAQEATDHAEQLRTSTASESDAARRQAAELSRAAEQRMTEAEEALRKAQAEAEKLVAEAQTAAEKALSTAESANEQRTRTAKEQVARLVSEATKEAEATRSDAEQIVADARAEAEKIVAEAAEKARTITAEESATQLSKAAKTAEDVLNKAQEDARSTLKAASEEAERVRGEAEAEADRLRSEAHDIAEQLKGSAKDDTKEYRAKTVELQEEARRLRGEAEQLRSDAVAEGEKIRAEARKEAVQQIEEAAKSAEELLAKAKADADELRQKATADSEKVRTEAIERATSLRRQAEETLERTRAEAERQRDEAVGLAETITANAEDAARELREDAERAIAARQSEAAEELARLHAEAETRLASAEQALTQAREEAAQLRRETAEETDRLRAESAERIRALQQQAADEADRLRTEAAADASASRAEGEALAVRLRSDAAAEAERLKTEAQETANRVRAEAQAAAERLAEEASDALAAAQEEAVRRRREAEETLGAARAEADQERERAREQSEELLASARKRVEDAQAEAVRLVEEADRRASEMVAAAEQHAQQVRDSVAGLHEQAQEEITGLRSAAEHAAERTRREAEEEADRVRADAYAERERAAEDAARVRQQSRDESEAAQALAERTVGDAIAEAERLRSESSAHAQRVRTEASDTIAQAEQDAARTRADAREDANRIRSDAATQADTLITEARSEAERLQSETLAEAERLQMETAAEVDRVRGDAHADAERMRAEASETVGSAQQHAERMRAESARQRAEAEAEAERLVSSAREEADRTLDEVRREANKRRSEAAEQVDTLITETTAEVDKLLSEAQEQALKTTADAEERADSMVGAARAEAERLIGEATVEGNSRVEKARTDADELLVGARRDATAIRERAEELRDRITSEIEELHERARREAAETMKATGDRCDALITAAEEQLNKAQAKAKELVSEANSEAGKVRIAAVKKAEGLLKEAEQKKAQLVREAEELKAEAIREAMRSVEEGKRELEVLVRRREDIQAEISRVQDVLEALESFEAPSSAKDGGVKAGAAVGSPRSGGKSTES is encoded by the coding sequence GTGCGGGGCTACGAGAGCCAGGAGCGAGAGCCGGCGGCTGACGTCGACCACCTCACTCGGTTCGAAGCCGAGATGAAACGGCTGAAGACCGAGCGGGAAAAGGCGATCCAGCACGCCGAGGACCTCGGCTACCAGGTCGAGGTGCTGCGCGCCAAGCTGCACGAGGCGCGGCGCACCATCATGACCCGGCCCGCCTTCGACGGCGGCGACCTCAACTACCAGGCCGAGCAACTGCTGCGGAACGCGCAGATGCAGGCCGACCAGTTGCGCCAGGACGCCGAGCGCGAGCTGAGCCAGGCCCGTGCGCAGACCCAGCGCATCCTCCAGGAGCACGCGGAGCAGGCGGCCCGGCTCCAGGCGGAGCTGCACCAGGAGGCGGTCACCCGGCGCCAGCAGCTCGACCAGGAGCTGGCGGAGCGCCGTCAGACCGTCGAGTCGCACGTCAACGAGAACGTCGCGTGGGCCGAGCAGTTGCGGGCCCGCTCCGAGGCGCAGGCGCGCCGGCTCCTCGACGAGTCGCGCGCGGAGGCCGAGCAGGCGCTGGCGACGGCCCGCGCCGAGGCGGAGCGGCTGACCAACGAGGCCCGGCAGCGGCTCACCAGCGACGCGGAGACGGCCCGGACCGAGGCCGAGCAGATCATGCTGCGGGCCCGCGCGGACGCGGAGCGCCTGCTGAACGCGGCGGGCGCGCAGGCCCAGGAGGCCACGGACCACGCGGAGCAGTTGCGCACCTCGACGGCGTCCGAGTCGGACGCGGCGCGCCGGCAGGCGGCCGAGCTGTCGCGGGCGGCCGAGCAGCGGATGACGGAGGCCGAGGAGGCGCTGCGCAAGGCGCAGGCCGAGGCGGAGAAGCTGGTCGCGGAGGCGCAGACGGCCGCCGAGAAGGCGCTGTCCACCGCCGAGTCGGCCAACGAGCAGCGCACGCGCACCGCGAAGGAGCAGGTGGCGCGGCTGGTCAGCGAGGCGACGAAGGAGGCCGAGGCCACCAGGTCGGACGCCGAGCAGATCGTCGCGGACGCCCGTGCCGAGGCCGAGAAGATCGTCGCGGAGGCGGCCGAGAAGGCCCGCACGATCACCGCCGAGGAGAGCGCGACCCAGCTGTCGAAGGCGGCCAAGACCGCCGAGGACGTCCTCAACAAGGCGCAGGAGGACGCCCGTTCCACGCTGAAGGCGGCGTCCGAGGAGGCCGAGCGGGTCCGGGGTGAGGCGGAGGCCGAGGCGGACCGGCTGCGCTCCGAGGCGCACGACATCGCCGAGCAGCTGAAGGGCTCCGCGAAGGACGACACGAAGGAGTACCGCGCCAAGACCGTCGAACTCCAGGAGGAGGCGCGGCGGCTGCGCGGCGAGGCCGAGCAGTTGCGCTCGGACGCGGTCGCCGAGGGCGAGAAGATCCGCGCGGAGGCCCGCAAGGAGGCCGTCCAGCAGATCGAGGAGGCCGCGAAGAGCGCCGAGGAGCTGCTGGCCAAGGCGAAGGCCGACGCGGACGAGCTGCGCCAGAAGGCGACGGCGGACAGCGAGAAGGTCCGCACCGAGGCGATCGAGCGGGCGACGTCGCTGCGCCGGCAGGCCGAGGAGACGCTGGAGCGCACCCGCGCGGAGGCGGAGCGCCAGCGGGACGAGGCGGTCGGGCTCGCCGAGACGATCACCGCGAACGCGGAGGACGCGGCGCGCGAGCTGCGCGAGGACGCCGAGCGCGCCATAGCGGCCCGGCAGTCGGAGGCCGCCGAGGAGCTGGCCCGGCTGCACGCGGAGGCCGAGACGCGGCTCGCGTCGGCCGAGCAGGCGCTGACGCAGGCCCGCGAGGAGGCGGCGCAGTTGCGCCGCGAGACCGCCGAGGAGACGGACCGGCTGCGCGCGGAGTCCGCCGAGCGGATCCGTGCGCTCCAGCAGCAGGCCGCCGACGAGGCGGACCGGCTGCGCACCGAGGCCGCGGCCGACGCGTCCGCGTCCCGCGCCGAGGGCGAGGCCCTGGCGGTGCGGCTGCGGTCGGACGCCGCGGCGGAGGCCGAGCGGCTGAAGACGGAGGCCCAGGAGACCGCGAACCGGGTCCGCGCGGAGGCGCAGGCCGCGGCCGAGCGGCTGGCCGAGGAGGCGTCGGACGCGCTGGCGGCGGCCCAGGAGGAGGCCGTCCGGCGTCGGCGCGAGGCCGAGGAGACGCTGGGCGCGGCGCGCGCGGAGGCCGACCAGGAGCGGGAGCGGGCCCGCGAGCAGAGCGAGGAACTGCTCGCGTCGGCGCGCAAGCGGGTCGAGGACGCGCAGGCCGAGGCCGTCCGGCTGGTCGAGGAGGCGGACCGGCGGGCCTCGGAGATGGTCGCGGCGGCCGAGCAGCACGCGCAGCAGGTGCGGGACTCTGTGGCCGGGCTGCACGAGCAGGCGCAGGAGGAGATCACCGGGCTGCGGTCGGCCGCCGAGCACGCGGCGGAGCGTACGCGCCGGGAGGCCGAGGAGGAGGCGGACCGGGTCCGCGCCGACGCCTACGCCGAGCGGGAGCGCGCGGCGGAGGACGCCGCGCGGGTGCGTCAGCAGTCGCGGGACGAGTCGGAGGCCGCGCAGGCGCTGGCCGAGCGGACGGTCGGCGACGCGATCGCGGAGGCGGAGCGGCTGCGCTCGGAGTCCTCGGCGCACGCCCAGCGGGTGCGTACGGAGGCGTCGGACACGATCGCGCAGGCCGAGCAGGACGCGGCGCGCACGCGGGCGGACGCCCGGGAGGACGCGAACCGGATCCGCTCGGACGCGGCGACGCAGGCCGACACCCTGATCACCGAGGCGCGCAGCGAGGCGGAACGGCTGCAGAGCGAGACCCTGGCGGAGGCCGAGCGCCTTCAGATGGAGACGGCGGCCGAGGTCGACCGGGTGCGCGGCGACGCGCACGCGGACGCGGAGCGGATGCGGGCCGAGGCGTCGGAGACGGTCGGCTCCGCCCAGCAGCACGCGGAGCGGATGCGTGCGGAGTCGGCGCGGCAGCGGGCCGAGGCGGAGGCGGAGGCCGAACGGCTCGTCAGCTCGGCGCGCGAGGAGGCCGACCGGACGCTGGACGAGGTGCGCCGGGAGGCCAACAAGCGGCGCTCCGAGGCGGCCGAGCAGGTCGACACGCTCATCACGGAGACGACGGCCGAGGTCGACAAGCTTTTGTCGGAGGCGCAGGAGCAGGCGCTGAAGACGACGGCGGACGCGGAGGAGCGGGCCGACTCGATGGTCGGCGCGGCCCGCGCGGAGGCCGAGCGGCTGATCGGCGAGGCGACGGTCGAGGGCAACTCCCGGGTGGAGAAGGCCCGGACGGACGCGGACGAGCTGCTGGTCGGCGCGCGCCGGGACGCGACGGCGATAAGGGAGCGCGCGGAGGAGCTGCGCGACCGGATCACGTCCGAGATCGAGGAGTTGCACGAGCGGGCGCGGCGTGAGGCCGCCGAGACGATGAAGGCGACGGGCGACCGCTGCGACGCGCTCATCACGGCGGCCGAGGAGCAGCTGAACAAGGCGCAGGCCAAGGCGAAGGAGCTGGTGTCGGAGGCCAACTCCGAGGCGGGCAAGGTCCGGATCGCCGCGGTCAAGAAGGCGGAGGGGCTGCTCAAGGAGGCCGAGCAGAAGAAGGCCCAGCTGGTGCGCGAGGCCGAGGAGTTGAAGGCCGAGGCGATCCGCGAGGCGATGCGCAGTGTCGAGGAGGGCAAGCGCGAGCTGGAGGTGCTGGTCCGGCGGCGCGAGGACATCCAGGCGGAGATCTCCCGTGTCCAGGACGTCCTCGAAGCGTTGGAGTCTTTCGAGGCCCCGTCGTCCGCGAAGGACGGGGGCGTCAAAGCGGGAGCGGCGGTAGGGTCCCCTCGTTCGGGTGGTAAGTCCACGGAGAGCTGA
- a CDS encoding cellulose-binding protein, with protein MSDTSPYGFELVRRGYDRAQVDERISKLVSDRDSALARITALEKRIEELHLETQNAQAQVSDAEPSYAGLGARVEKILRLAEEEAKDLREEARRAAEQHRELAESAAQQVRNDAESFAAERKAKSEDEGVRIVEKAKSDASQLRSEAQKDAQSKREEADALFEETRAKAAQAAADFETNLAKRREQSERDLAARQQKAEKRLAEIEHRAEQLRLEAEKLRTDAERRARQTVETAQRQSEDIVADANAKADRIRSESERELAALTNRRDSINAQLTNVREMLATLTGAAVAAAGAPVVDDEPISRGVPAQQSR; from the coding sequence ATGAGCGACACTTCCCCCTACGGCTTCGAGCTTGTGCGGCGTGGGTACGACCGCGCTCAGGTGGACGAACGCATCTCGAAGCTCGTCTCCGACCGTGACAGCGCTCTGGCCCGGATCACCGCCCTCGAGAAGCGCATCGAGGAACTGCACCTCGAGACGCAGAACGCGCAGGCGCAGGTCTCCGACGCCGAGCCGTCGTACGCCGGTCTCGGCGCGCGGGTCGAGAAGATCCTGCGCCTCGCCGAGGAAGAGGCCAAGGATCTGCGCGAGGAGGCCCGCCGGGCGGCCGAGCAGCACCGCGAGCTCGCGGAGTCGGCGGCGCAGCAGGTCCGCAACGACGCCGAGTCGTTCGCCGCGGAGCGCAAGGCCAAGTCCGAGGACGAGGGCGTCCGGATCGTCGAGAAGGCCAAGAGCGACGCCTCCCAGCTGCGCTCCGAGGCCCAGAAGGACGCGCAGTCCAAGCGTGAGGAGGCCGACGCGCTCTTCGAGGAGACCCGTGCGAAGGCCGCGCAGGCCGCCGCCGACTTCGAGACGAACCTCGCGAAGCGGCGTGAGCAGTCGGAGCGTGACCTCGCGGCGCGTCAGCAGAAGGCGGAGAAGCGGCTCGCGGAGATCGAGCACCGCGCCGAGCAGCTGCGTCTCGAGGCCGAGAAGCTGCGCACCGACGCCGAGCGCCGGGCCCGCCAGACCGTCGAGACGGCCCAGCGGCAGTCCGAGGACATCGTCGCGGACGCCAACGCCAAGGCGGACCGCATCCGTTCCGAGTCCGAGCGCGAGCTGGCGGCCCTCACCAACCGCCGCGACTCGATCAACGCCCAGCTCACCAACGTCCGCGAGATGCTGGCCACCCTCACGGGTGCCGCCGTCGCCGCCGCGGGCGCGCCGGTCGTCGACGACGAGCCGATCTCCCGCGGGGTCCCGGCCCAGCAGTCCCGGTAA
- a CDS encoding Uma2 family endonuclease produces MTAELPDWMMAPRPSGWEADDLDHLPQAPRHTELIDGALIFMMSPQRSWHARVIRRLTLALEQAAPTGFNADQEMTVRIDKKNRPEPDVLIYTAPYEPDRTWYAPEDLALVVEVVSEESADRDRFMKPPKYSHAGIPHFWRIEDEDGGLVVHVYELDTATGTYVPTGIHRDRLKLSVPFTLDIDLAALAA; encoded by the coding sequence ATGACCGCAGAACTCCCCGACTGGATGATGGCGCCTCGGCCGAGCGGCTGGGAGGCGGACGATCTCGACCACCTGCCGCAGGCCCCACGGCACACCGAACTCATCGACGGAGCCTTGATCTTCATGATGTCACCGCAACGTTCCTGGCACGCCAGGGTCATTCGAAGGCTGACTCTCGCTCTGGAGCAAGCCGCTCCCACCGGCTTCAATGCCGATCAAGAGATGACCGTGCGTATCGACAAGAAGAACCGGCCCGAGCCCGACGTCCTCATCTACACCGCGCCCTACGAACCCGATCGCACCTGGTACGCCCCCGAGGACCTTGCCCTGGTTGTCGAGGTCGTCTCGGAGGAGTCAGCAGATCGGGATCGTTTCATGAAGCCGCCGAAGTATTCACACGCTGGAATCCCTCATTTCTGGCGTATCGAGGACGAGGACGGCGGCCTCGTCGTCCACGTCTACGAACTCGACACCGCGACCGGCACCTACGTCCCCACAGGCATCCACCGCGACCGGCTGAAGCTCTCCGTTCCCTTCACCCTGGACATCGACCTCGCGGCCCTCGCGGCCTGA
- a CDS encoding zinc ribbon domain-containing protein, with protein MTGPPCPVCGTPNPPGRRFCRRCAAPLTATEAPAPLPWWRTVWPFRRKVRASSGRLTRLLVILAVILALCAAGFFLLPAGRALFEDTRDKLGKPVPITPVTTTATTESARHPATNTTDGVRNSYWGTSPGASVTYTFRTPFRLVDVIITNGAGFTPKEYATQGRALEMDLEVTTSSGEKKTKKITLADKAGTHTIVTAFSDVKTVRLTLNSPAGLTQGRQLALAEVEFFKRS; from the coding sequence ATCACCGGCCCCCCGTGCCCGGTCTGCGGCACCCCCAACCCCCCGGGCCGCCGTTTCTGCCGGCGCTGTGCCGCTCCGCTGACCGCGACGGAGGCCCCGGCGCCGCTGCCCTGGTGGCGCACGGTGTGGCCGTTCCGCCGCAAGGTGCGGGCGAGTTCGGGGCGGCTGACGCGGCTGCTGGTGATCCTGGCCGTGATCCTCGCCCTGTGCGCCGCCGGGTTCTTCCTGCTGCCCGCGGGCCGGGCCCTGTTCGAGGACACGAGGGACAAGCTGGGCAAGCCGGTGCCGATCACTCCGGTGACGACGACGGCGACGACCGAGAGCGCCCGCCATCCCGCGACGAACACCACGGACGGCGTCCGCAACAGCTACTGGGGCACCAGCCCCGGCGCGTCCGTCACCTACACCTTCCGCACGCCCTTCCGCCTGGTGGACGTCATCATCACCAACGGCGCCGGCTTCACCCCGAAGGAGTACGCGACCCAGGGCCGGGCCCTGGAGATGGACCTCGAAGTCACCACGTCCTCCGGCGAGAAGAAGACCAAGAAAATCACCCTCGCCGACAAGGCGGGCACACATACCATCGTCACCGCCTTCAGCGACGTGAAAACGGTCCGCCTCACCCTGAACTCCCCGGCCGGCCTCACCCAGGGCCGCCAACTCGCCCTGGCGGAGGTGGAGTTCTTCAAACGGTCCTGA
- a CDS encoding phage tail protein, which yields MSRAAVPGLPSRYPIGGQLPALYADDDLAQRFTAGLDTVLAPVFATLDNLPSYLDPRVAPSDFVDWLAGWVGASADPRWTVELRREAVARAVELHRWRGTRRGLTDALRLALGVHVEIVDDGAAIWSSTPGADLPPASDAGPLIRVRPDRDPHVDAGRVHSIVRAMCPAHTPCRVELVPGPPTDEGR from the coding sequence ATGAGCCGTGCCGCCGTCCCCGGTCTGCCCAGCCGCTACCCGATCGGCGGGCAACTCCCCGCCCTCTACGCCGACGACGACCTCGCGCAGCGCTTCACCGCCGGGCTCGACACCGTCCTCGCGCCGGTCTTCGCGACGCTCGACAACCTGCCCTCCTACCTCGACCCCCGGGTCGCCCCCAGCGACTTCGTGGACTGGCTCGCGGGCTGGGTGGGCGCGTCGGCCGACCCCCGCTGGACGGTCGAACTCCGCCGCGAGGCGGTGGCCCGCGCGGTCGAGCTCCACCGCTGGCGCGGCACCCGGCGCGGCCTCACCGACGCGCTGCGCCTCGCGCTCGGTGTCCACGTCGAGATCGTCGACGACGGTGCCGCGATCTGGTCGTCCACCCCGGGCGCCGACCTGCCGCCCGCCTCCGACGCCGGGCCGCTGATCCGCGTCCGTCCCGACCGGGACCCCCACGTCGACGCCGGCCGCGTCCACTCCATCGTCCGGGCCATGTGCCCGGCACACACCCCCTGCCGGGTCGAACTCGTCCCCGGCCCGCCCACCGACGAAGGGAGGTGA
- a CDS encoding putative baseplate assembly protein yields the protein MALPSPNLDDRRFQQLVDEAKRYVQQRAPEWTDHNVSDPGVTLIETFAYLVDQLLYRLNRVPDKNYTAFLDLLGIQLFPPTAAGAEVDFWLSAPQPDTVTLPPGTEVSTAGGEGDDAVVFATVDELRVIPSELVRLVAAPRGGEQTDRTRTLAEGGDVPAFQAAPEPGDALLFGLPTAVPRCIVAVNLDSRVEGIGVDPRQPPLVWEAWDGARWQECETGSDTTGGLNRPGEVVLYVPAGHTASVIGGTRAGWLRCRVTEPEPGQPFYSESPTVREAEVITVGGTMSVEHAETVLDVPLGESEGVAGQSFRLARPPVLLDGEPPVVEVSSADGWERWEVVEHFGRSGPADRHVRVDATTGEFTFPPVLREPDGTLRQCGAVPPKGAQIRVARYRTGGGPAGNVARGAISVLRSSVPYVARVVNREAALGGVAGETLDNAKLRAPQALRLQERAVTAEDHEIIAREAAPSVRRVRCLPVEAGAVRVLVVPDAVADEGDDRLRFEQLIPSDQVLTAITARLDERRLIGTRLVVEPPVYQGVTVVARFTAPGADADRVRESALAALFRYLNPLTGGPDGTGWPFGRPVQYGEIFGLLQRATGNALVEDVRLFAADPITGRRGTPTERIDVGEGALVFSYQHQVVVSDGGEVR from the coding sequence ATGGCCCTGCCCTCCCCGAACCTGGACGACCGCCGCTTCCAGCAACTCGTCGACGAGGCGAAGCGGTACGTCCAGCAGCGCGCACCCGAGTGGACGGACCACAACGTCTCCGACCCGGGCGTCACCCTCATCGAGACGTTCGCCTACCTCGTGGACCAGTTGCTGTACCGGCTGAACCGGGTCCCGGACAAGAACTACACGGCGTTCCTCGACCTGTTGGGCATCCAGCTCTTCCCGCCGACGGCGGCCGGCGCCGAGGTCGACTTCTGGCTCTCCGCCCCGCAGCCCGACACGGTGACCCTGCCGCCGGGCACCGAGGTGAGCACGGCCGGCGGCGAGGGCGACGACGCCGTCGTCTTCGCCACCGTCGACGAACTCCGCGTCATCCCCAGTGAGTTGGTGCGGCTCGTCGCCGCGCCCCGGGGCGGTGAGCAGACCGACCGGACCCGTACCCTCGCCGAGGGCGGCGACGTCCCCGCGTTCCAGGCGGCGCCGGAACCCGGTGACGCGCTCCTCTTCGGGCTGCCGACCGCCGTGCCGCGCTGCATCGTCGCCGTCAATCTGGACAGCCGCGTCGAAGGCATCGGTGTCGACCCGCGGCAGCCGCCGCTGGTCTGGGAGGCGTGGGACGGGGCGCGTTGGCAGGAGTGCGAGACCGGCTCCGACACAACTGGCGGGCTGAACAGGCCCGGTGAGGTCGTGCTGTACGTGCCGGCCGGGCACACCGCGTCCGTCATCGGGGGGACGCGGGCGGGGTGGCTGCGGTGCCGGGTCACCGAACCCGAGCCGGGGCAGCCGTTCTACTCCGAGTCGCCGACCGTCCGCGAGGCCGAGGTGATCACCGTCGGCGGGACCATGTCCGTCGAGCACGCCGAGACCGTTCTCGACGTGCCGCTCGGGGAATCCGAAGGCGTCGCCGGGCAGTCGTTCCGGCTCGCCCGCCCGCCCGTGCTGCTCGACGGGGAGCCGCCCGTGGTCGAGGTGTCGTCGGCGGACGGGTGGGAGCGCTGGGAGGTCGTCGAGCACTTCGGCCGGTCCGGCCCCGCCGACCGGCATGTCCGAGTCGACGCCACCACAGGGGAGTTCACCTTCCCGCCGGTCCTCAGGGAACCGGACGGGACGCTGCGGCAGTGCGGCGCAGTGCCGCCCAAGGGGGCGCAGATCAGGGTGGCCCGGTACCGGACGGGCGGCGGCCCCGCGGGCAACGTCGCGCGGGGCGCGATCTCCGTGCTGCGCAGCTCCGTTCCGTACGTCGCCCGGGTCGTCAACCGCGAGGCCGCGCTCGGCGGGGTCGCCGGCGAAACCCTCGACAACGCCAAGTTGCGGGCCCCGCAGGCACTTCGGCTCCAGGAGCGGGCCGTCACCGCCGAGGACCACGAGATCATCGCGCGGGAAGCGGCGCCCTCCGTGCGGCGGGTGCGGTGCCTGCCGGTCGAGGCCGGCGCCGTGCGCGTCCTCGTCGTCCCCGACGCCGTCGCCGACGAAGGCGACGACCGGCTGCGGTTCGAACAACTCATCCCGTCCGACCAGGTGTTGACGGCCATCACCGCCCGGCTCGACGAACGCCGCCTGATCGGGACCCGGTTGGTCGTCGAACCGCCGGTCTACCAGGGCGTCACCGTCGTCGCGCGCTTCACCGCGCCGGGCGCCGACGCGGACCGCGTGCGCGAGTCCGCGCTCGCCGCGCTCTTCCGCTACCTCAACCCCCTCACCGGCGGCCCCGACGGCACCGGCTGGCCGTTCGGGCGTCCCGTCCAGTACGGCGAGATCTTCGGCCTCCTCCAACGGGCCACCGGCAACGCCCTCGTGGAGGACGTCCGCCTCTTCGCGGCCGACCCCATCACCGGCCGGCGCGGGACACCGACCGAGCGCATCGACGTGGGGGAGGGGGCGCTGGTGTTCTCGTACCAGCACCAGGTGGTGGTCTCGGACGGCGGTGAAGTGCGGTGA
- a CDS encoding GPW/gp25 family protein: protein MNERFIGRGWAFPLRVGPTGGIGMVEKEREIEEAIRLVLGTAPGERPMRPEFGCGIHDYVFAPGDGATAGRVAQQVREALERWEPRIAVDEVVVAFDSVDAGTLYIDVHYTVRSTNDRRNLVFPFYTIPSEDGVEEMVAD from the coding sequence ATGAACGAGCGTTTCATAGGCCGGGGTTGGGCCTTCCCCCTGCGGGTCGGGCCCACCGGTGGCATCGGCATGGTCGAGAAGGAGCGGGAGATCGAGGAGGCCATCCGCCTCGTCCTCGGCACCGCGCCCGGCGAACGCCCCATGCGCCCCGAGTTCGGCTGCGGCATCCACGACTACGTCTTCGCCCCCGGCGACGGCGCCACCGCCGGCCGCGTCGCGCAGCAGGTGCGCGAGGCGCTGGAGCGGTGGGAGCCGAGGATCGCCGTCGACGAGGTCGTCGTCGCCTTCGACTCCGTCGACGCCGGGACCCTCTACATCGACGTGCACTACACCGTGCGCTCCACCAACGACCGGCGCAACCTGGTCTTTCCCTTCTACACGATCCCCTCCGAGGACGGGGTCGAGGAAATGGTCGCGGACTGA
- a CDS encoding PAAR domain-containing protein has protein sequence MPAAARTGDPTDHGGVIATPPPAAARAVVTVLIGGRPAAVVGSLHTCAMPPHLALGPANVVIPNPAGLASGTVLIGGLPAAKARDKTACGATILTGAMNVLIGGV, from the coding sequence ATGCCGGCCGCAGCCCGCACCGGTGACCCCACCGACCACGGCGGGGTGATCGCCACGCCCCCGCCCGCCGCCGCGCGCGCCGTCGTGACCGTCCTCATCGGCGGCCGTCCGGCGGCCGTCGTCGGCAGCCTCCACACCTGCGCGATGCCCCCGCACCTGGCCCTCGGCCCCGCCAACGTGGTCATACCGAACCCGGCGGGCCTCGCCTCCGGCACCGTCCTGATCGGCGGACTGCCCGCCGCGAAGGCCCGCGACAAGACGGCGTGCGGGGCGACGATCCTGACGGGGGCGATGAACGTGCTGATCGGGGGCGTGTGA